A genomic region of Vitreoscilla filiformis contains the following coding sequences:
- a CDS encoding FAD:protein FMN transferase, producing the protein MALSNFRLQFRAMGCFNDITVVADSASHAEAAMASAMAEVQRIERKFSRYRPDSELSRINASAGSGHTIACDAETHWLLDAADALHHQSDGLFDITSGVLRRAWDFQRHIQPTTAQLAALLPLIGWHRVERSAAGVRLPIAGMELDWGGLAKEYAADRAAQVLREQGLHRGYVNLGGDIAVIGPQANGTPWRIGIRHPREPGRLIASVPIAQGGLATSGDYERFFDDPQGQRHCHILNPRTGQSCRHWQSVSVVAPLCCMAGTHATIAMLKEQQGLEFLQATGHAHLVVDPLGHLISHPPRNLPHP; encoded by the coding sequence ATGGCCCTTTCGAACTTCCGGTTGCAGTTTCGCGCCATGGGGTGCTTCAACGACATCACCGTGGTCGCCGACAGCGCCAGCCACGCGGAAGCCGCCATGGCCAGCGCCATGGCCGAAGTACAGCGCATTGAACGCAAGTTTTCCCGCTACCGCCCGGACAGCGAACTCAGCCGCATCAACGCCAGCGCTGGCAGTGGCCACACCATCGCGTGTGACGCTGAAACCCACTGGCTGCTGGATGCCGCCGATGCCCTCCACCACCAAAGTGACGGGCTGTTTGACATCACCTCCGGGGTGTTGCGCCGCGCCTGGGACTTCCAGCGCCACATCCAGCCCACCACAGCGCAGTTGGCGGCGTTGTTGCCGCTGATCGGCTGGCATCGGGTCGAGCGTTCGGCAGCCGGGGTGCGGTTGCCCATCGCAGGCATGGAACTCGATTGGGGCGGCCTGGCCAAAGAATACGCCGCCGACCGCGCCGCCCAGGTGCTGCGTGAACAAGGCTTGCACCGAGGGTATGTCAACCTGGGTGGCGACATTGCCGTGATCGGCCCGCAGGCCAACGGCACACCGTGGCGCATCGGCATCCGCCATCCACGCGAGCCGGGGCGGCTCATCGCATCGGTTCCCATCGCCCAGGGCGGACTGGCCACCAGCGGTGACTATGAGCGCTTTTTCGACGATCCCCAAGGGCAGCGCCACTGCCACATCTTGAATCCTCGCACGGGCCAGTCCTGCCGCCACTGGCAGTCGGTCAGTGTGGTGGCGCCGCTGTGCTGCATGGCGGGCACACACGCCACCATTGCCATGCTCAAAGAACAGCAGGGCCTTGAATTTCTCCAAGCCACCGGCCACGCCCATTTGGTGGTGGATCCGCTGGGCCACCTCATCTCCCATCCACCTCGCAACCTCCCCCACCCATGA
- a CDS encoding DUF3570 domain-containing protein, translating to MAATESPVPWLALALVAALPSAHADTAPEQGQISYKYLDYQDSQPGWDRVGVRAHALSIQVPVAGEWALEGSWTADTVSGASPSFHSEALGSGHLEDERRARDLKITRYFSRGTLTVGWADSRENDYRSRASTVSGSVSTEDRNTTVLFGLGHTSDHIDVASIGLHEPKRLRDVMLGVAQVLSPTDIVQLTVTHATGHGYFSDPYKYRDHRPETKHQTAWLGRWNHHFTATDGTARLSYRYYRDSFGVRAHTLGAEYVQPWGSWTFTPLLRLHTQSAAWFYLDPENPGFPTIRPVETIQSQDQRLSAFGAMSLGLKVSRRLTPQWTADARYETYRQTASGLPFGTGSPGIEPFRARMIQLGLTFSF from the coding sequence GTGGCTGCAACTGAATCGCCTGTGCCCTGGCTGGCCCTGGCCCTGGTGGCCGCTCTGCCCTCAGCCCACGCCGACACGGCACCGGAGCAAGGCCAAATCAGCTACAAGTACCTCGATTACCAAGACAGCCAACCGGGTTGGGATCGGGTGGGGGTGCGGGCGCATGCGCTGTCGATTCAGGTGCCCGTGGCCGGGGAATGGGCGCTGGAAGGCAGTTGGACAGCGGACACCGTATCAGGCGCCTCGCCATCGTTCCACAGCGAGGCGCTGGGATCGGGCCATCTGGAAGACGAGCGCCGCGCCCGGGATCTGAAAATCACCCGTTATTTTTCGCGTGGCACCCTCACCGTCGGCTGGGCAGACTCCCGAGAGAACGACTACCGCTCGCGGGCCTCGACCGTGTCCGGCTCGGTCAGCACGGAAGACCGCAACACCACGGTGTTGTTCGGCCTCGGCCACACGAGTGACCACATCGACGTGGCCAGCATCGGCCTGCACGAACCCAAGCGGCTGCGGGACGTCATGCTGGGCGTGGCGCAAGTTCTGAGCCCCACCGACATTGTTCAATTGACGGTGACCCACGCCACAGGCCACGGGTATTTTTCAGACCCTTATAAATACCGCGATCACCGCCCCGAAACCAAACACCAAACGGCCTGGCTGGGCCGGTGGAATCACCATTTCACGGCCACGGATGGCACCGCCCGCCTCAGTTACCGTTACTACCGGGATTCTTTCGGCGTGCGGGCGCATACACTGGGCGCTGAATATGTTCAGCCCTGGGGATCGTGGACGTTCACACCTTTGCTGCGCTTGCATACCCAGTCGGCAGCCTGGTTTTACCTCGACCCGGAAAACCCAGGTTTCCCCACCATCCGCCCGGTGGAAACGATCCAATCCCAGGATCAGCGCCTTTCGGCTTTTGGCGCCATGTCACTCGGCCTGAAGGTGAGTCGGCGCCTCACACCGCAATGGACGGCGGACGCACGTTACGAAACCTACCGGCAAACCGCCAGCGGATTGCCGTTCGGCACGGGCAGCCCCGGCATTGAACCCTTCCGGGCGCGCATGATTCAACTGGGTTTAACGTTTTCGTTTTGA
- a CDS encoding DUF4266 domain-containing protein, translating to MTFDSDHLETKFNEHTYFSKEAASGGAGVGGGGCGCN from the coding sequence ATGACGTTTGACTCGGACCATTTGGAAACCAAGTTCAACGAGCACACTTATTTCAGCAAAGAAGCCGCTTCGGGTGGGGCCGGTGTGGGTGGAGGTGGCTGTGGCTGCAACTGA
- a CDS encoding TlpA family protein disulfide reductase, which yields MSLIRPLFVAWLGVCLASSTLPAHALEIGETAPNVELLGPNGETVRLPLQTGKVLYVDFWASWCGPCRQSFPWMNAMQDKYKAKGLQIIGINLDQQMSAADQFLAKTPAKFTVMFDPKGVSPRLYGVKGMPTSVLIGRDGKVIQQHAGFNDASRDQLEQRLQAALAGSQ from the coding sequence ATGTCCCTCATCCGCCCTTTGTTCGTGGCTTGGCTTGGTGTCTGCTTGGCATCGAGCACCCTGCCAGCGCACGCCCTGGAAATCGGGGAGACGGCGCCCAACGTTGAACTGCTCGGCCCCAATGGCGAAACCGTGCGCCTGCCATTGCAAACCGGCAAAGTGTTGTATGTGGATTTTTGGGCGTCTTGGTGCGGGCCGTGCCGCCAGTCATTTCCCTGGATGAATGCCATGCAGGACAAATACAAGGCCAAAGGCTTGCAAATCATCGGCATCAACCTCGATCAGCAAATGAGCGCCGCCGATCAGTTTTTGGCCAAAACCCCCGCCAAATTCACCGTGATGTTCGATCCGAAAGGGGTTTCGCCTCGGTTGTACGGCGTCAAAGGCATGCCCACGAGTGTGCTGATCGGGCGTGATGGCAAAGTCATCCAGCAGCACGCCGGTTTCAATGACGCCAGCCGGGATCAACTCGAACAACGGCTGCAAGCCGCTTTGGCAGGTTCCCAGTGA
- a CDS encoding YgiQ family radical SAM protein, which yields MTHAIAPPERPKALTAYRPFWAKRFGPAPFLPMSRKEMEQLGWDSCDVIIVTGDAYVDHPSFGMAVIGRTLEAQGFRVGIIAQPDWSSADAFRALGQPNLFFGVAAGNMDSMINHYTADRKIRSDDAYTPGGVAGKRPDRATLVYTQRCREAFKDVPVIIGGIEASLRRIAHYDHWQEKVRRSILVDAKADMLLYGNAERAIIEVAHRLARRQPIESITDVRGTAFLRKPDDPALAGWFEVDSTEVDQPGKVDALLNPYLTLEEQAGAQGSSCARNEDATQASTLPEGTQPIRLIRQPLPAAQARATPRAQTVIRLPAYEQVKSDPVLYAHASRVLHLETNPGNARALVQRHGEGPALRDVWINPPPLPLSTQEMDHVFDLPYARGPHPAYADETGSHDGTTKIPAWEMIRFSVNIMRGCFGGCTFCSITEHEGRIIQSRSEDSVIHEIEAIRDKVKGFTGVISDLGGPTANMYRLGCKSPEIEALCRKPSCVYPGVCQNLRTDHGPLIHMYRRARKLKGIKKILIGSGLRYDLAVLSPEYVRELVTHHVGGYLKIAPEHTEGGPLSKMMKPGIGTYDRFKAMFDQFSAEAGKQQFLIPYFIAAHPGTTDEDMMNLAIWLKRNGFRADQVQTFYPSPMATATAMFHSGLNTLKGISRVEGKSEKVDIVRGERRRRLHKAFLRYHDANNWPLLRDALKEMGRADLIGNGKHHLIPTWQPASDGGYQSARRSNSTPVAKPATSSSPAKGKLLTQHTGLPPRATTAHAPKPTTPRRPGPVKSHKPR from the coding sequence GTGACCCACGCCATCGCCCCCCCCGAGCGCCCCAAAGCGCTGACCGCCTACCGCCCGTTCTGGGCCAAGCGCTTCGGCCCTGCGCCCTTCTTGCCCATGAGCCGCAAGGAAATGGAGCAGCTCGGCTGGGATTCGTGCGACGTGATCATTGTCACGGGGGACGCCTACGTCGATCACCCGAGTTTCGGCATGGCGGTGATCGGGCGCACGCTGGAGGCGCAAGGCTTTCGCGTGGGCATCATCGCCCAGCCGGATTGGTCATCGGCCGATGCGTTCCGGGCGCTGGGTCAACCGAACCTGTTCTTCGGCGTCGCCGCCGGGAACATGGATTCGATGATCAACCATTACACGGCGGATCGAAAAATCCGCTCGGATGACGCTTACACGCCCGGTGGCGTGGCCGGCAAGCGCCCCGACCGGGCGACGCTGGTTTACACCCAGCGCTGCCGCGAGGCGTTCAAGGACGTGCCCGTCATCATCGGTGGCATTGAGGCGAGCTTGCGCCGCATCGCCCACTACGATCATTGGCAGGAGAAGGTGCGCCGCTCGATCTTGGTGGACGCCAAGGCCGACATGCTGCTCTACGGCAACGCCGAACGCGCCATCATCGAGGTGGCGCACCGTCTGGCGCGGCGCCAGCCCATCGAGAGCATCACCGACGTGCGCGGCACGGCCTTCCTGCGCAAACCGGACGATCCGGCGCTGGCCGGCTGGTTTGAGGTCGATTCGACCGAGGTCGATCAACCCGGCAAGGTCGATGCCCTGCTCAACCCTTATCTGACGTTGGAAGAACAGGCCGGCGCGCAAGGCAGCTCGTGTGCCCGCAACGAGGACGCGACGCAAGCGTCCACCCTGCCCGAAGGCACGCAGCCCATCCGCCTGATCCGCCAACCGCTGCCCGCTGCGCAGGCTCGGGCGACGCCGCGTGCGCAAACCGTCATCCGCCTGCCGGCCTACGAGCAGGTGAAGAGCGATCCCGTCCTCTACGCCCACGCCAGCCGCGTGCTGCACCTGGAAACCAACCCCGGCAACGCCCGCGCCCTGGTGCAGCGCCACGGCGAGGGGCCGGCGTTGCGCGACGTGTGGATCAACCCGCCGCCGCTGCCGCTCTCCACGCAGGAGATGGATCACGTCTTCGATCTGCCCTACGCACGCGGCCCGCACCCCGCCTACGCGGATGAAACCGGCAGCCACGACGGCACCACCAAAATTCCCGCCTGGGAAATGATCCGCTTCAGCGTGAACATCATGCGCGGTTGCTTTGGCGGTTGCACCTTCTGCTCGATCACCGAGCACGAGGGGCGCATCATCCAAAGCCGCTCGGAAGATTCGGTGATCCACGAGATTGAAGCCATCCGCGACAAGGTGAAGGGCTTCACCGGCGTCATCTCCGACCTGGGCGGCCCGACGGCCAACATGTACCGCCTGGGCTGCAAGTCGCCCGAAATTGAGGCGCTGTGCCGCAAGCCGTCTTGTGTTTACCCCGGCGTGTGCCAGAACTTGCGCACGGATCACGGGCCGCTCATCCACATGTACCGCCGTGCGCGCAAGCTGAAGGGCATCAAGAAGATCCTGATCGGCTCCGGCCTACGGTACGACTTGGCGGTGCTCTCGCCCGAATACGTGCGCGAGCTGGTGACACACCACGTCGGCGGTTATCTGAAGATCGCACCAGAGCACACCGAGGGCGGGCCGCTCTCGAAGATGATGAAACCGGGCATCGGCACCTACGATCGCTTCAAGGCGATGTTCGACCAGTTCAGCGCCGAGGCGGGCAAGCAGCAGTTCCTCATCCCCTACTTCATCGCCGCCCACCCCGGCACCACCGATGAAGACATGATGAATTTGGCAATCTGGCTGAAGCGCAACGGCTTCCGCGCCGACCAGGTGCAAACCTTCTACCCGAGCCCGATGGCCACCGCCACGGCCATGTTCCACAGCGGCTTGAACACGCTGAAGGGCATCAGCCGGGTGGAGGGCAAGAGCGAGAAGGTGGACATCGTGCGGGGCGAACGCCGCCGCCGCCTGCACAAAGCCTTCTTGCGCTACCACGACGCGAACAACTGGCCGCTGTTGCGTGACGCCCTGAAAGAAATGGGCCGCGCCGACCTGATCGGCAACGGCAAACATCACCTGATCCCGACGTGGCAGCCGGCCAGCGATGGGGGATATCAAAGTGCGCGGCGCAGCAATTCCACGCCGGTGGCCAAACCCGCGACCAGCTCATCGCCCGCCAAAGGCAAGCTGCTGACCCAGCACACGGGGTTGCCGCCACGCGCCACCACGGCCCATGCGCCCAAACCCACAACGCCCCGCCGGCCTGGCCCTGTGAAGTCTCACAAGCCGCGTTAA
- a CDS encoding chalcone isomerase family protein, translated as MNTRPPLSLLAMTAPWRSWLVVVALLAAPPLHAAPPAASAVVPSFAPVAEVNGSALLLNGSGVRIRSRLQVYDMALYTPRRVHTTSALLALPGPKKLQFEALLELTGTDLGQLLIRGMQANCSAAQMSRHTPSTTRLIEIFSARSRLLRGESFGMVYIPGKGTQFDIAGQAQGEPVGDAEFFDMILRTWFGPASVDPQLRDQLLGHRLKP; from the coding sequence TTGAACACACGTCCACCCCTGTCTCTTTTGGCCATGACCGCGCCCTGGCGCTCATGGCTGGTTGTTGTGGCCCTGCTGGCGGCCCCACCGCTCCACGCGGCGCCCCCCGCAGCGTCGGCTGTGGTGCCATCTTTCGCGCCTGTGGCGGAAGTCAACGGTTCGGCTTTGTTGCTCAACGGCAGTGGCGTGCGCATCCGCAGCCGCTTGCAGGTGTACGACATGGCGCTGTACACCCCGCGCCGCGTTCACACCACTTCGGCCCTGTTGGCCCTGCCCGGGCCTAAAAAACTCCAGTTTGAAGCCCTGCTCGAACTCACCGGCACCGACTTGGGCCAGTTACTGATTCGCGGCATGCAGGCCAACTGCTCAGCCGCACAAATGAGCCGTCATACCCCCTCGACCACCCGGTTGATCGAGATTTTTTCGGCCCGCTCACGGCTGCTGCGCGGCGAGTCGTTCGGCATGGTGTACATCCCTGGCAAGGGCACCCAGTTTGACATCGCTGGACAGGCACAGGGCGAGCCGGTCGGTGATGCGGAATTCTTCGACATGATCCTGCGCACTTGGTTTGGGCCGGCTTCGGTCGATCCGCAGTTGCGCGATCAGCTTTTGGGGCACAGGCTCAAGCCCTGA
- a CDS encoding c-type cytochrome, which translates to MRSPLFVSSVLAVGLVLAASHAHAADGVTVYNQNCAMCHAPGLANSPKFGDKAAWAPRIATGKDALLKSALNGKGAMPARGGNPKLSDDDVAAAVEYMVNAAK; encoded by the coding sequence ATGCGCTCACCTTTGTTTGTTTCGTCTGTTTTGGCTGTGGGTTTAGTGTTGGCGGCGTCGCACGCGCACGCTGCTGACGGTGTCACGGTTTACAACCAAAACTGCGCCATGTGCCACGCCCCCGGCCTGGCCAATTCCCCCAAATTCGGCGACAAAGCCGCCTGGGCCCCGCGCATCGCCACGGGCAAAGACGCCTTGTTGAAGTCCGCCCTGAACGGCAAGGGCGCCATGCCCGCACGCGGCGGCAACCCCAAGTTGAGCGATGACGATGTGGCCGCCGCCGTCGAGTACATGGTCAACGCGGCCAAGTGA
- a CDS encoding thermonuclease family protein, with protein sequence MKMQAHKMMDSGVRALAGGCCGLVLAWACTTGVVAAPARGASPVTGVVTQVLDGQTVLVQPAARGAAALKVQLQGVDAPEPCQSGAAQAKDALAQRVERKTVQVTLASSSGDSAGVVRGKLSLKGQDVGAALVREGWVWREGKHYTQEERQAMADKRGVHAAKKAMSPAEFRRRYGPCHAFAPGGARAPQSAASRSEPEWLDPPTEDRINNGSSLSY encoded by the coding sequence ATGAAGATGCAAGCACACAAGATGATGGACTCAGGGGTGAGAGCCCTCGCGGGTGGATGTTGTGGCCTGGTGCTGGCGTGGGCCTGCACCACTGGCGTGGTGGCCGCGCCAGCGCGTGGAGCTTCGCCAGTGACAGGCGTGGTGACGCAAGTGCTGGATGGGCAGACCGTGCTGGTTCAACCCGCTGCACGCGGTGCTGCCGCGTTGAAGGTGCAGCTCCAGGGGGTGGATGCCCCAGAGCCTTGCCAGAGCGGGGCCGCTCAGGCGAAAGACGCACTGGCGCAGCGTGTCGAACGCAAAACCGTGCAGGTGACGTTGGCGTCGTCCTCAGGCGATTCAGCCGGGGTGGTGCGTGGCAAGTTGAGTCTCAAGGGGCAGGATGTCGGAGCTGCCCTGGTGCGCGAAGGCTGGGTCTGGCGCGAAGGCAAACACTACACCCAAGAGGAACGCCAAGCCATGGCCGATAAGCGCGGCGTACATGCGGCGAAGAAAGCCATGTCCCCGGCGGAGTTTCGGCGTCGTTACGGCCCCTGCCATGCTTTTGCACCCGGAGGGGCACGGGCGCCGCAGTCGGCGGCGTCGCGCTCGGAGCCGGAGTGGCTCGATCCGCCGACCGAAGACCGCATCAACAACGGTAGCTCGTTGAGTTACTGA
- the rocF gene encoding arginase, with amino-acid sequence MATMPMTFDPPMHRVSLIGAPTDIGAGARGASMGPEALRVANLGPILASHGVAVADRGNLSGPANPWQAAQAGYRHLPEVVAWNQAVHAAVAAELALDRLPILLGGDHCLAIGSISAVARHCRTLGRKLRVLWLDAHADFNTAELTPSGNLHGMPVACLCGHGPATLTDLGGLNPALPPSALRSIGIRSVDAGEKRFVHAAGLEVFDMRYIDEMGMRHTMTQALAGLDAQTHLHVSFDVDFLDPDIAPGVGTPVRGGPTYREAQLCMEMIADTGRLGSLDVVELNPALDVRNRTAELAVDLIESLFGKSTLMRD; translated from the coding sequence ATGGCCACTATGCCGATGACATTTGACCCGCCAATGCACCGTGTCAGTTTGATCGGTGCGCCCACGGACATCGGTGCCGGCGCACGCGGCGCCAGCATGGGGCCGGAAGCGCTGCGCGTAGCCAACCTGGGGCCGATCTTGGCCAGCCATGGCGTGGCGGTGGCCGATCGCGGCAACCTCAGCGGCCCGGCCAACCCGTGGCAGGCGGCCCAAGCGGGTTATCGGCATTTGCCCGAGGTGGTCGCTTGGAACCAAGCGGTTCATGCTGCGGTGGCCGCTGAGCTGGCGCTGGATCGCCTGCCCATTTTGCTGGGCGGGGATCATTGTTTGGCCATCGGTTCCATCAGTGCTGTGGCCCGCCATTGCCGGACTTTGGGGCGCAAGCTGCGCGTCTTGTGGCTGGACGCGCACGCCGATTTCAACACCGCCGAACTCACCCCCAGCGGCAACTTGCACGGCATGCCAGTGGCTTGCCTGTGTGGTCACGGCCCAGCAACGCTGACCGATTTGGGTGGGTTGAATCCGGCACTGCCGCCGAGCGCGTTGCGTTCCATTGGCATCCGCAGCGTCGATGCTGGGGAAAAACGCTTCGTCCATGCGGCGGGGCTGGAAGTGTTCGACATGCGCTACATCGACGAAATGGGCATGCGCCACACCATGACCCAAGCCTTGGCCGGGTTGGACGCGCAAACCCATCTGCACGTCAGCTTCGATGTGGACTTCCTCGATCCGGACATCGCCCCCGGTGTGGGCACCCCCGTGCGTGGTGGCCCCACCTACCGGGAAGCCCAGTTGTGCATGGAGATGATCGCCGACACCGGTCGCCTGGGCAGTCTGGACGTGGTCGAACTCAACCCCGCGCTGGACGTGCGCAACCGCACTGCCGAACTGGCCGTCGATTTGATCGAAAGCCTGTTCGGCAAGAGCACCCTGATGCGCGATTGA
- a CDS encoding LOG family protein — protein sequence MKKPLPPLNARNFPSAQEDAHAAAASRYSGQGSSYQLAFADADFLLRDELRPIRLQLELLKPELVQQAQGIEHTIVIFGSARIPSPEVAALQLAEAQAQGDDQAVARAQTHVSMSRYYAQAQRFAELLTQRSKRLSTPIAVCTGGGPGIMEAGNRGAFEAGGKSIGLNIVLPHEQEPNPYITPELCFQFHYFALRKMHFLMRSVALVCFPGGFGTLDELFEALTLMQTGKCRRRPVLLFGREFWTRLIDFDWLVETGMISASDVNLFRFVEDADEAWRVLATDYGLELEHNGHGHYADDI from the coding sequence ATGAAAAAGCCGCTCCCCCCCCTGAACGCCCGCAACTTTCCCAGCGCTCAAGAAGACGCGCATGCAGCCGCCGCCTCCCGCTACAGCGGTCAAGGCAGCAGCTACCAGCTCGCGTTTGCGGACGCCGATTTCTTGCTGCGCGACGAGCTGCGCCCCATCCGCCTGCAACTCGAACTGCTCAAACCTGAGTTGGTGCAGCAGGCACAGGGCATCGAACACACCATTGTGATTTTTGGCAGTGCGCGCATTCCCTCACCGGAAGTCGCTGCCCTCCAACTGGCCGAGGCCCAAGCCCAAGGGGACGATCAAGCGGTGGCCCGAGCGCAAACCCACGTCAGCATGAGCCGCTATTACGCCCAGGCCCAGCGCTTTGCGGAACTGCTGACACAGCGCTCGAAACGCCTGAGCACCCCCATTGCCGTGTGTACCGGTGGCGGCCCCGGCATCATGGAAGCGGGCAACCGGGGCGCGTTTGAGGCTGGGGGCAAAAGCATCGGTTTGAACATCGTGCTGCCGCATGAGCAAGAGCCCAACCCGTACATCACGCCGGAGCTGTGTTTCCAGTTCCACTATTTCGCCTTGCGCAAGATGCATTTTTTGATGCGCTCGGTCGCGTTGGTGTGTTTCCCTGGGGGGTTTGGCACGCTGGACGAGCTGTTCGAAGCCCTGACGCTGATGCAAACCGGCAAGTGCCGCCGTCGCCCGGTGCTGCTGTTCGGACGCGAGTTTTGGACACGTTTGATCGACTTCGATTGGCTGGTCGAAACCGGCATGATCAGCGCCAGCGACGTGAACCTGTTCCGCTTCGTCGAAGATGCCGACGAGGCTTGGCGCGTGCTGGCCACCGACTACGGATTGGAGCTGGAGCACAACGGACATGGCCACTATGCCGATGACATTTGA
- a CDS encoding HesA/MoeB/ThiF family protein, giving the protein MTDEELLRYARHLLLNELGVEGQERLLRSRALVVGAGGLGSPVALYLATAGVGRITLVDHDRVDLTNLQRQIAHTLARVGQPKVASAREAMRAINPDVDVTPCEQRADTAWLDAHVPTVDVVLDCSDNFDTRHRINAACVRHGKPLVSGAAVGFDGQITVYDTRLPHQPCYACVFPPDSTPDEVRCATMGVFAPLVGIIGSMQAAEAIKLLAQVGTSLAGRLQLLDGRSMRWDEIRLSAQAHCPVCGPGAQHHP; this is encoded by the coding sequence ATGACGGACGAGGAGCTGCTGCGCTACGCCCGCCACCTCTTGCTCAATGAGCTGGGCGTTGAGGGCCAAGAGCGTCTGCTGCGCTCGCGCGCGCTGGTGGTCGGAGCGGGGGGGCTGGGCTCGCCGGTGGCGCTGTATTTGGCCACGGCGGGTGTCGGGCGCATCACACTGGTGGATCATGATCGGGTGGATCTGACCAACCTGCAACGCCAAATCGCCCACACGCTGGCACGGGTCGGGCAGCCCAAGGTGGCCTCGGCCCGCGAAGCCATGCGGGCCATCAACCCCGATGTGGACGTGACCCCCTGCGAACAACGGGCCGACACCGCTTGGCTCGACGCCCATGTGCCCACTGTGGACGTGGTGCTGGACTGCTCAGACAACTTCGACACCCGCCACCGCATCAACGCGGCGTGCGTGCGGCACGGCAAGCCGTTGGTGTCGGGGGCGGCGGTGGGTTTCGACGGCCAGATCACGGTGTACGACACGCGCTTGCCCCACCAGCCCTGCTACGCCTGCGTATTCCCCCCCGACTCGACCCCAGACGAAGTGCGCTGCGCCACCATGGGGGTGTTCGCGCCTCTGGTGGGCATCATCGGCAGCATGCAAGCGGCTGAGGCCATCAAGCTGCTCGCGCAGGTGGGCACCTCGCTGGCCGGGCGGCTGCAATTGCTGGACGGACGCAGCATGCGCTGGGATGAAATTCGCCTGTCCGCGCAGGCCCACTGCCCCGTGTGTGGCCCTGGGGCGCAACACCATCCCTGA